A single region of the Drosophila takahashii strain IR98-3 E-12201 chromosome 2R, DtakHiC1v2, whole genome shotgun sequence genome encodes:
- the LOC138912196 gene encoding nuclear transcription factor Y subunit beta-like has protein sequence MSQKEMWQFLPQQQGYQMQQSMLQQQQPMVQQQQPMLQQQPLLLQQRQPQLQQHQFQQQQFQLVQPMQSQQKQEQQMQSQPSLMWGYVQPQPQPQAQENLSTQAQPKKFKVLGPIKKPKGSGSSWQIQQLQNEVFNLKKNLFKARQDSHEMYTRLSRLESAFYGNK, from the coding sequence ATGTCCCAGAAGGAAATGTGGCAATTTTTGCCGCAGCAGCAGGGCTATCAAATGCAACAATCCATGCTCCAACAGCAACAGCCCATGGtccaacagcaacagccaaTGCTCCAGCAGCAACCGCTACTGCTCCAACAGCGACAGCCGCAGCTCCAACAGCATCAgtttcagcagcagcagttccaGTTGGTGCAGCCGATGCAGTCGCAGcagaagcaggagcagcagatgCAGTCGCAGCCGAGTTTGATGTGGGGCTATGTGCAGCCCCAACCCCAACCCCAGGCCCAGGAAAACCTCTCGACGCAGGCGCAGCCAAAAAAATTCAAGGTTTTAGGGCCAATCAAAAAGCCCAAGGGCTCAGGTTCCAGCTGGCAGATCCAGCAGCTTCAAAAcgaagtttttaatttaaagaaaaatttgtttaaagctAGGCAGGATAGTCACGAAATGTATACCCGACTTAGCCGACTGGAATCGGCCTTTTATGgcaacaaataa